Proteins co-encoded in one Diprion similis isolate iyDipSimi1 chromosome 13, iyDipSimi1.1, whole genome shotgun sequence genomic window:
- the LOC124414180 gene encoding G-protein-signaling modulator 2 isoform X2 produces the protein MKMSHSASAENLSVDGQNSGGDSNMCLELALEGERLCKEGDCRTGVAFFQAAIQAGTDDLRTLSAIYSQLGNAYFYLGDYVKAMQYHNHDLTLARTMGDKLGEAKSSGNLGNTLKVMGKFDEATICCKRHLEISRELGDKLSEGRALYNLGNVYHAKGKQIGRVGQQDPGEFPEDVRQCLQEAVHYYEENLKLMRELSDTAAQGRACGNLGNTFYLLGDFQQAIHYHNERLKIAREFGDKAAERRANSNLGNSHIFLGEFEKAAQHYKRTLVLAQELRDRAVEAQACYSLGNTYTLLRDYQAAVDYHLRHLSIAQQLMDRVGEGRACWSLGNAYSAMANHEKALHFASLHLNISKELNDPMGQATAQMNVTDLKKLLGLEKGDGEAESGNGMHLIPTTKASAIAASSPGRYRLRRQSMDNLDLIKLTPDGKQKDMGEPLPARAGIAPQPSQEEEEESFFELLSRFQSGRMDDQRCVLNANQKPRPRPRAATPEQKEKEGEDLLELIAGMQSKRMDEQRVTLPCLPGLNTNRNTNRPPPQPIGQEADDSFIEMLVRCQGSRLEDQRSPLPAASTLHDAEEEQNQRRNGNTTSRTTVPEEDLFALIQRLQAGRMEDQRASGPAKGH, from the exons ATGAAAATGTCGCACAGTGCAAGTGCAGAAAATCTCTCAGTAGACGGTCAA AACAGCGGAGGAGATAGCAACATGTGTTTGGAATTGGCCCTTGAAGGCGAGCGTCTTTGCAAGGAAGGTGATTGTCGCACAGGTGTTGCATTCTTTCAAGCAGCGATACAGGCTGGAACGGACGACTTAAGAACGTTGAGCGCGATCTACAGCCAGCTTGGAAATGCTTACTTTTATCTTGGTGATTACGTCAAAGCCATGCAGTATCACAACCATGATTTAACATTGGCAAGAACTATGGGAGATAAGTTAGGGGAGGCTAAATCAAGTGGAAATCTTGGAAATACTCTGAAAGTTATGGGAAAGTTTGACGAAGCTACGATATGCTGCAAAAGGCATTTAGAAATATCAAGAGAACTTGGCGATAAG CTCAGCGAAGGTCGAGCTCTTTACAATCTCGGAAATGTTTATCACGCAAAGGGTAAACAAATTGGCAGAGTCGGACAACAAGATCCAGGAGAATTTCCTGAGGACGTTAGACAGTGTCTTCAGGAAGCTGTTCATTACTACGA agaaaatttgaagctgATGAGAGAGTTGAGCGATACAGCTGCacaagggagggcatgtggAAATTTGGGAAACACATTTTACTTGCTGGGTGATTTTCAACAAGCGATTCATTACCACaatgaaagattaaaaattgcaagagAGTTTGGTGATAAAGCTGCGGAGAGAAGAGCCAACAGTAATTTGGGCAACTCGCACATATTTCTTGgggaatttgaaaaagcaGCACAACATTACAA acgTACGCTGGTCCTTGCTCAAGAATTGCGTGACCGAGCGGTAGAAGCACAAGCGTGTTATTCCCTTGGTAATACTTACACGCTTCTCCGCGATTACCAGGCTGCCGTAGACTATCACCTCCGTCATCTTTCCATTGCGCAACAGCTGATGGATCGAGTCGGAGAAGGTCGAGCCTGTTGGTCATTGGGAAATGCTTACTCAGCTATGGCTAACCATGAGAAAGCACTGCACTTTGCCAGTCTGCATTTGAACATTTCTAAAGAATTAAACGATCCAATGGGTCAGGCTACGGCTCAGATGAACGTTACCGATCTCAAGAAACTTTTAGGCTTAGAAAAAGGCGACGGAGAAGCAGAAAGTGGAAACGGAATGCATTTAATTCCAACGACCAAAGCTTCGGCTATAGCCGCTTCTTCGCCAGGTAGATACAGGTTGAGAAGACAGAGCATGGACAATCTGGATCTGATCAAG TTAACCCCGGATGGTAAGCAAAAAGATATGGGTGAGCCTCTGCCTGCTAGAGCTGGAATCGCGCCACAACCTtcgcaagaagaagaagaagaatcttTTTTCGAACTTCTATCAAGATTTCAATCAGGCCGAATGGATGATCAGCGCTGTGTGCTAAATGCCAATCAGAAACCGAGACCGAGACCAAGAGCAGCGACTCCAgaacaaaaagagaaagaaggagaagattTGTTGGAACTAATAGCTGGAATGCAAAGTAAGCGAATGGATGAGCAGCGTGTTACTCTGCCTTGCTTGCCCGGATTGAATACGAACAGAAATACGAATAGGCCTCCTCCACAACCAATTGGGCAGGAAGCTGACGATTCATTCATTGAAATGCTAGTGCGATGCCAAGGCTCACGTTTAGAGGATCAACGTAGTCCTTTGCCAGCTGCTTCAACATTACACGATGCAGAGGAGGAACAAAACCAAAGAAGAAACGGAAACACAACATCAAGGACTACCGTGCCCGAAGAAGATCTGTTTGCCCTCATTCAGAGACTGCAAGCCGGTCGCATGGAAGATCAACGAGCTTCTGGACCAGCAAAAGGccattaa
- the LOC124414181 gene encoding esterase E4-like, whose translation MFCHCSAKCVLVPFLFAISICSINHVQTIDIAAPVVTIPQGTLQGIIRTTNHNRNVSAFLGIPYGQPPIGNLRFANPVAADGWNGSRNATVDLSMCPQNSWDIVVGDEDCLWLNLYTPQLPENTTSALLPVMVYIYGGGFMTGNARSDRYGPEYLLDADIVLVLPSHRIGPLGFLSTGDEVASGNWGLKDQVLALKWVQNNIKYFGGDPDRVTLAGASSGGVSVHILTLSDATIGLFHKYITKSGSALTPWAYKPRAASANRAFQLGEYVGCFNETSESLINCLRTIDFADIIATQPLFFEWHAYPNDVWGPTDELDVEGAVLTDSPTNLFAAGKIRDLPWISGVVRDEGTMHSGGFFLNEELFRDFLENYDFALPRIVGLTYQPDNGTAYVNGIKSYYLNNDLTTNTSVILANITHAFGDGMYRYPAYDALLQQHSLAKNPQYFYTFNYEGTFTNSYFYHNTTKNLGVAHGDDTFYIFAPELQFAGLNINKTTSKKDLEMVDIMVQLWTSFVTNGTPTTLALNGTIWKPYSAAENNYLQIGNGPEVELNVRYSFFEERMQFWATLKETFKTSTALSKGSFVTTTKFYSIFVLFLTFSKMFL comes from the exons ATGTTCTGCCACTGCTCGGCGAAATGTGTACTCGTACCATTTTTATTTGCAATCAGtatttgttcgataaatcacgTACAGACAATAGATATCGCCGCTCCGGTGGTGACGATTCCTCAAGGAACCCTGCAAGGAATAATTCGAACAACTAATCATAATCGTAATGTTTCTGCGTTCTTGGGAATTCCGTATGGACAACCACCAATTGGGAATCTCAG ATTTGCAAATCCCGTGGCTGCAGATGGCTGGAATGGATCTCGCAACGCTACCGTGGATTTGAGTATGTGCCCTCAAAACTCGTGGGACATTGTTGTGGGCGATGAAGACTGCTTGTGGCTAAATTTATATACACCGCAG CTTCCGGAGAACACGACCTCGGCGTTACTTCCAGTGATGGTGTATATTTACGGAGGAGGTTTCATGACTGGAAATGCTAGATCTGATAGATACGGCCCGGAATACTTACTTGATGCAGATATAGTACTGGTTCTTCCCAGTCATCGTATTGGTCCACTTGGATTTTTGAGCACCGGTGACGAGGTGGCCTCAGGAAATTGGGGACTCAAGGATCAGGTCTTGGCACTGAAGTGGGTTCAAAACAACATAAAGTACTTTGGCGGCGATCCTGATCGAGTCACATTAGCGGGAGCGAGTTCAGGCGGTGTGTCCGTGCATATTTTGACGCTGTCAGATGCAACAATTG GGctttttcacaaatatataACGAAGAGTGGATCAGCTCTCACACCGTGGGCTTACAAACCCAGAGCTGCTTCTGCGAACCGCGCTTTTCAACTTGGCGAGTACGTCGGGTGTTTCAACGAAACGTCGGAATCTCTAATCAATTGCTTGCGAACCATTGACTTTGCTGACATTATCGCCACGCAACCGTTGTTTTTTGAGTGGCACGCATATCCAAACGACGTATGGGGCCCGACCGACGAGCTGGATGTCGAAGGCGCAGTACTAACCGACAGTCCCACGAATCTTTTTGCTGCTGGAAAAATTCGTGACCTGCCTTGGATTTCGGGTGTTGTCCGCGACGAAGGAACCATGCACAGTGGAG GTTTCTTCCTAAATGAAGAACTGTTTCGAGATTTCCTGGAGAATTATGACTTTGCCTTGCCTCGCATTGTTGGCTTGACATACCAACCAGACAACGGAACTGCTTACGTTAATGGTATAAAGTCATATTACTTGAACAACGATCTGACCACCAACACAAGCGTC ATACTCGCTAACATCACGCATGCCTTCGGCGACGGCATGTATCGATATCCGGCCTACGATGCACTTCTACAGCAACATTCTCTGGCAAAGAATCCACAGTACTTCTACACTTTCAATTATGAGGGCACTTTCACCAACTCTTACTTTTATCACAATACAACGAAAAATTTGGGTGTAGCTCACGGTGACGATACCTTTTACATATTTGCACCTGAGTTACAGTTTGCCGGACTAAATATCAACAAAACCACATCCAAAAAAGATTTAGAAATGGTCGACATCATGGTTCAGTTGTGGACCTCCTTTGTGACCAATGG aaCTCCGACGACTTTGGCACTTAATGGCACAATATGGAAACCATACTCGGCTGCTGAGAACAACTATCTTCAAATTGGAAACGGGCCTGAAGTGGAGCTCAACGTTCGGTATTCTTTCTTTGAGGAGCGAATGCAGTTTTGGGCTACGCTAAAGGAAACCTTTAAGACCTCGACTGCCCTATCAAAAGGCTCATTTGTCACAACgaccaaattttattcaatattcgtACTTTTCTTAACTTTTTCAAAGATGTTTTTGTAG
- the LOC124414180 gene encoding G-protein-signaling modulator 2 isoform X1 has translation MKMSHSASAENLSVDGQNSGGDSNMCLELALEGERLCKEGDCRTGVAFFQAAIQAGTDDLRTLSAIYSQLGNAYFYLGDYVKAMQYHNHDLTLARTMGDKLGEAKSSGNLGNTLKVMGKFDEATICCKRHLEISRELGDKLSEGRALYNLGNVYHAKGKQIGRVGQQDPGEFPEDVRQCLQEAVHYYEENLKLMRELSDTAAQGRACGNLGNTFYLLGDFQQAIHYHNERLKIAREFGDKAAERRANSNLGNSHIFLGEFEKAAQHYKRTLVLAQELRDRAVEAQACYSLGNTYTLLRDYQAAVDYHLRHLSIAQQLMDRVGEGRACWSLGNAYSAMANHEKALHFASLHLNISKELNDPMGQATAQMNVTDLKKLLGLEKGDGEAESGNGMHLIPTTKASAIAASSPGRYRLRRQSMDNLDLIKLFTRTIEPLTPDGKQKDMGEPLPARAGIAPQPSQEEEEESFFELLSRFQSGRMDDQRCVLNANQKPRPRPRAATPEQKEKEGEDLLELIAGMQSKRMDEQRVTLPCLPGLNTNRNTNRPPPQPIGQEADDSFIEMLVRCQGSRLEDQRSPLPAASTLHDAEEEQNQRRNGNTTSRTTVPEEDLFALIQRLQAGRMEDQRASGPAKGH, from the exons ATGAAAATGTCGCACAGTGCAAGTGCAGAAAATCTCTCAGTAGACGGTCAA AACAGCGGAGGAGATAGCAACATGTGTTTGGAATTGGCCCTTGAAGGCGAGCGTCTTTGCAAGGAAGGTGATTGTCGCACAGGTGTTGCATTCTTTCAAGCAGCGATACAGGCTGGAACGGACGACTTAAGAACGTTGAGCGCGATCTACAGCCAGCTTGGAAATGCTTACTTTTATCTTGGTGATTACGTCAAAGCCATGCAGTATCACAACCATGATTTAACATTGGCAAGAACTATGGGAGATAAGTTAGGGGAGGCTAAATCAAGTGGAAATCTTGGAAATACTCTGAAAGTTATGGGAAAGTTTGACGAAGCTACGATATGCTGCAAAAGGCATTTAGAAATATCAAGAGAACTTGGCGATAAG CTCAGCGAAGGTCGAGCTCTTTACAATCTCGGAAATGTTTATCACGCAAAGGGTAAACAAATTGGCAGAGTCGGACAACAAGATCCAGGAGAATTTCCTGAGGACGTTAGACAGTGTCTTCAGGAAGCTGTTCATTACTACGA agaaaatttgaagctgATGAGAGAGTTGAGCGATACAGCTGCacaagggagggcatgtggAAATTTGGGAAACACATTTTACTTGCTGGGTGATTTTCAACAAGCGATTCATTACCACaatgaaagattaaaaattgcaagagAGTTTGGTGATAAAGCTGCGGAGAGAAGAGCCAACAGTAATTTGGGCAACTCGCACATATTTCTTGgggaatttgaaaaagcaGCACAACATTACAA acgTACGCTGGTCCTTGCTCAAGAATTGCGTGACCGAGCGGTAGAAGCACAAGCGTGTTATTCCCTTGGTAATACTTACACGCTTCTCCGCGATTACCAGGCTGCCGTAGACTATCACCTCCGTCATCTTTCCATTGCGCAACAGCTGATGGATCGAGTCGGAGAAGGTCGAGCCTGTTGGTCATTGGGAAATGCTTACTCAGCTATGGCTAACCATGAGAAAGCACTGCACTTTGCCAGTCTGCATTTGAACATTTCTAAAGAATTAAACGATCCAATGGGTCAGGCTACGGCTCAGATGAACGTTACCGATCTCAAGAAACTTTTAGGCTTAGAAAAAGGCGACGGAGAAGCAGAAAGTGGAAACGGAATGCATTTAATTCCAACGACCAAAGCTTCGGCTATAGCCGCTTCTTCGCCAGGTAGATACAGGTTGAGAAGACAGAGCATGGACAATCTGGATCTGATCAAG TTATTTACAAGGACCATCGAACCG TTAACCCCGGATGGTAAGCAAAAAGATATGGGTGAGCCTCTGCCTGCTAGAGCTGGAATCGCGCCACAACCTtcgcaagaagaagaagaagaatcttTTTTCGAACTTCTATCAAGATTTCAATCAGGCCGAATGGATGATCAGCGCTGTGTGCTAAATGCCAATCAGAAACCGAGACCGAGACCAAGAGCAGCGACTCCAgaacaaaaagagaaagaaggagaagattTGTTGGAACTAATAGCTGGAATGCAAAGTAAGCGAATGGATGAGCAGCGTGTTACTCTGCCTTGCTTGCCCGGATTGAATACGAACAGAAATACGAATAGGCCTCCTCCACAACCAATTGGGCAGGAAGCTGACGATTCATTCATTGAAATGCTAGTGCGATGCCAAGGCTCACGTTTAGAGGATCAACGTAGTCCTTTGCCAGCTGCTTCAACATTACACGATGCAGAGGAGGAACAAAACCAAAGAAGAAACGGAAACACAACATCAAGGACTACCGTGCCCGAAGAAGATCTGTTTGCCCTCATTCAGAGACTGCAAGCCGGTCGCATGGAAGATCAACGAGCTTCTGGACCAGCAAAAGGccattaa
- the LOC124413827 gene encoding esterase E4-like: MFFHCSIKCVLLLFSLTISICSINHVQAKDIAAPVVTIPQGTLQGIIRTTNHNRNISAFLGIPYGQPPIGNLRFANPVAADGWNGSRNPTVDLSMCPQASGDIVLGDEDCLWLNLYTPQLPESTNSALLPVMVYLFGGGFRTGNARSDRYGPEYLLDADIVLVLPSHRIGPLGFLSTGDEVASGNWGLKDQVLALKWVQNNIKYFGGDPDRVTLIGSSSGSVCVHMLTLSDATIGLFHKYITKSGSALSPSAYLPRAAYANRAFQLGEYVGCFNETSESLIDCLRTIDFADIIATEPLFFEWHIYPALIWGPTDEPDVEGAVLTDSPTNLFAAGKMRDLPWISGVARDEGTFYTAGLFINEELFRDFLENYDFVLPRIISLTYQPDNGTAYVNGIKSYYLNNDLTTNTSVILVNTTHAIGDGMFRYPAYDALLQQHSVAKNPQYFYTFSYHGTFSNTYLDYNTTADLGVTHGDDTFYIFDPELQFAGRNFNKSTTKKDLEIVDIMVQLWTSFATNGTPTTLAPNGTIWKPYSAAENNYLQIGNGPEVELNVRHSFFEERMKFWATLKETLKTSTALSKGSNVTTTKFYLIFVLLLTFAKIFS, encoded by the exons ATGTTCTTTCACTGCTCGATAAAATGTGTACTCTTACTATTTTCACTCACGATCAGtatttgttcgataaatcacgTCCAGGCAAAAGATATCGCCGCTCCGGTGGTGACGATTCCTCAAGGAACCCTGCAAGGAATAATTCGAACAACCAATCATAATCGTAATATTTCTGCTTTCTTGGGAATTCCTTATGGACAACCACCAATTGGGAATCTCAG ATTTGCAAATCCCGTGGCTGCAGATGGCTGGAATGGATCTCGCAACCCTACCGTAGACTTGAGCATGTGCCCTCAAGCCTCAGGGGATATCGTCTTGGGCGATGAAGACTGCTTGTGGCTGAATTTATACACACCGCAG CTTCCGGAGAGCACGAACTCGGCGTTACTTCCAGTGATGGTGTATCTTTTCGGAGGAGGTTTCAGGACTGGAAATGCTAGATCTGATAGATACGGCCCGGAATACTTACTTGATGCAGATATAGTACTGGTTCTTCCCAGTCATCGTATTGGTCCACTTGGATTTTTGAGCACCGGTGACGAGGTGGCATCAGGAAATTGGGGACTCAAGGATCAGGTCTTGGCACTGAAGTGGGTTCAAAACAACATAAAGTACTTTGGCGGTGATCCTGATCGAGTCACACTCATTGGATCGAGTTCAGgcagtgtgtgtgtgcatatgTTGACACTGTCAGACGCAACAATTG GgctttttcataaatatatcACGAAGAGTGGATCAGCTCTCTCACCGTCGGCTTACTTACCGAGAGCTGCTTACGCGAACCGCGCTTTTCAACTTGGCGAGTACGTCGGGTGTTTCAACGAAACATCGGAAAGTCTAATCGACTGCCTGCGAACCATTGACTTCGCTGACATTATCGCCACGGAACCGTTGTTTTTTGAGTGGCACATATATCCAGCGCTGATATGGGGCCCTACCGATGAGCCGGACGTCGAAGGCGCAGTACTAACCGACAGTCCCACGAACCTTTTTGCTGCTGGAAAAATGCGTGACCTGCCTTGGATTTCCGGTGTTGCCCGAGATGAAGGAACCTTCTACACTGCAG GTTTGTTCATAAATGAAGAACTGTTTCGAGATTTCCTGGAGAATTATGACTTTGTCTTGCCTCGCATTATTAGCTTGACATACCAACCGGACAACGGAACTGCTTACGTTAATGGTATAAAGTCATATTACTTGAACAACGATCTGACCACCAACACAAGTGTC ATACTCGTCAACACTACGCACGCCATCGGCGATGGCATGTTTCGATATCCAGCCTACGATGCACTTCTACAGCAACATTCTGTTGCGAAGAACCCGCAGTACTTCTACACTTTCAGTTATCATGGCACTTTTAGCAACACTTACCTTGATTACAACACAACCGCAGATTTGGGTGTAACTCACGGTGACGATACTTTCTACATCTTTGACCCTGAGTTGCAGTTTGCCGgacgaaattttaataaaagcACGACCAAAAAAGATTTGGAAATCGTAGACATCATGGTTCAGTTGTGGACCTCCTTTGCAACCAATGG AACACCGACAACCTTGGCTCCCAACGGCACAATATGGAAACCATACTCGGCTGCTGAGAACAACTATCTTCAAATTGGAAACGGGCCTGAAGTGGAGCTCAACGTTCGGCATTCTTTCTTTGAGGAGCGAATGAAGTTTTGGGCTACGCTAAAGGAAACCCTTAAGACATCGACTGCCCTATCAAAAGGCTCAAATGTCACAACgaccaaattttatttaatattcgtACTTTTGTTAACTTTTGCAAAGATATTTTCGTAG